The sequence below is a genomic window from Gossypium hirsutum isolate 1008001.06 chromosome A11, Gossypium_hirsutum_v2.1, whole genome shotgun sequence.
tataattttttttcttaaattgaataagaagcgtatttcttaaattttttaatccgatttttaacaaaaaagatatgaaatattataaaacatcactaataattttaacaaaaaaaaatgaagctAGAGAATTTGTTGTGCATAATACTAGCATTGAAAGGTAATTTATTAGTAATGGAATCGGAAGCATTGAAAGCTAAGTTGGGGTGTCAATCAAGCTCATTCTGCACTACTCACCAACCTCTATCGCATTGTAGTCGCAAAGGGCTTTGTATTGATCAAGCTAATTGTTACGTATATGGGAATgggattttatttaaaaatatttgacaTTTCACTGTGCAACAATCTCGTACACTTGCCTGTATCAATACGGATTTggtttggattttaaaaatatttattttgtgaaACTCATCTCTTGCTAATTCCAAATATTTCCATAGGAGAGCCATTAATAATACAAGTACGTATCAAAACATGTATGAAATCAATCAAGCCTTTACTAATACGCACTGAAGGTATCCGAAGTTGAAATACAACCACTAAAATGTCCATAAGAAAAATTAGACTGAATTAATGAAAACGAAAAATTATCATAAAGCATATAGTTGAAATACAACCACTAACATTTTCTTTCACTTGAGCTGCTCAATCTCCTAATCAAAGTGATGATGCTCATCCGCATGATGCAAAATGGGTTACAATAATAAGTCCATTAACAGCATGCGTTCAACTCGGGTTGAATTCTAATTCAAGTGATTGGATTAACAATTTACAAGTTTAGATATGCCAAataagatgaaattttgtgattaaaaaaaaaaaaaggccttCCAACTGTACGCCTATCAATGACGGTATCTATCTTCAATGACTCTTTCCCAGATTGACTATCGACCTAAAGCTAGATGGGAAGTTTAGCTACTCATGAAATTATGGATACTTGTATAAAGGGTTCAACAAAAATTAGATAAAAGAAATgaacaaataaaagaaaggaaaaaaatgggAGGGTGGCGTGGCGGCGAAATATTGtgcaagagaaaaagaaagaagagaattAGAAATAGAGAAGGAAAGAAATTCCATTTGCAATTGAATTCTGCCCAAAACGAAACGAGTGTTGTATATTATGTTTAAACATGAGATGTTCAATACACATACtgcattcatgtttataattttgaCAATAACTTCTTGTTGAACCGATGAATTTGAATTGTAGTTACATACAGTTGAATCAATTACCAGTTGTCTTGTTTTTTTATATGGACAATAACATGTTGAAAATAAACATGATTGCAACAGTAACCTGCCATCGTTATGGAGGTTAAGGAAAAGAAGGATCTCGAAACGATAGACATGATTGGGAAGGAGCAGTTAAGCTTCATGGAGGGGTTTAATGGTCTATACCAGACAATTCAAGCACCGACTTTCCATCGACTGCAACATTTATTAAGTAGTGGTCAATAATGCTGCAGTGTAGCTTTTATTGCTAGATGGTACACTTTGTCCCTATTTCAATCCTGGTAATATTTTAGGTGCAGGTGCTCAACACGGATATTTTAGATTTGGAACATTGGTGGATCTTTTCAGCTTTTACTGCGAACTCATGCGGATCCAGCACATTCGGGACATCATTCCACAATCCCAGACCGAACTTCTTAAAACAAAAACCCTCAAATGACATTAAGCAGAGCTATCAATGAAAACTTTATACTTAGAAATTGGGTAAGGGCCGCGCGAACGCAGGCCCCCACTGCCACAAATTATGACGTAGGCTCTCCCAACTTGGGGAGACCTTAAGGTAGCACCCCTCCCAAGTGCAATGGAGGTCACTACCCTAGGCCATGGATCTTTCTGATCATCCATCGACCCCGTCCAGGTAAGTATGTAGTAAGTAgcagcttgccttttatttataCTCCAGCGTTTTGCTCCACTACCATCACTTAGCGATGTGGGAGTTAACAGAAGTCAGCAGCCCTCTTTTTAAGGCATCTCTAATAAGAAAGATTTGGTTTTTCGATTATTATTTTtcgctttttttttttggtgaaaagaaaagatgaactaCATCAATTACATAAAAGTAGCATTGACTTTATCTTTTTGTAAAAATTCTAAGATTTCCTTAGGTGCTTCATCAAAGACTTGTAAGGTTGATTTCCAATTCAAGCTAAGTTTAGCAAGTCAATCTGCTACAAAGTTCTGCTCTCTCGGTATGTGATTGATCCTCCACTATCCTTCAGACTTCATGATACGTTAAGTCCTTCTAAGCATAATAATCCCTGGATCCTCCAATCCCAAATCGGTCAAGACTTGGGCTACATTCAAGGTTATCAGTCTGAATTATAGTCCTTCTGTATactttattaagtaaaataagGATCCCATCTAGGATAATCCAAACTTCGACCTTAAACGGTGAACAAACACCTAAATAGAGACTGAATCCCATAATCCAATTTCCATCCCTGTCCCGTACCACGTCTCCTATTGCAGCATAACTAGTTTCTCTCGCCACAACACCATCAGTGGACAAAAGTACCCATGTATTATCAGATATATTAATAGGGCTCAAGTTGGAAACATTGCTTTTGTATCCACTTAAGTATGATTCAAATTGGCAAGTCCAACTAATAGAGACTTTCACCACAACAGTTGCCGACCAAGAAAtattctaaaagataaaaagattcCTATTCTTCCAGATACGCCAAGCAATTAATCCAAAGAGGCACGACCAAGTGACTCCACTATCCTTCAATCTCACATGGCAACGATGAAAGCCAAACCTGGAATGAGTCAGAAAAGAACCTTTACTTTAGATTATTTGGAAGCACATGCATCCACACATCTTTCGTTGCCAGACAATCGCGAAGAACATGGACCATATCCTCAAACTCATGTCCATACACAATGCAAGAATTACTTTGACCGATCCCCCGCCTTGTATGCTCTGAATTAGTAAGAAGTCTCTACTTAAAAGCAAGCCAAAGAAAAAAATCTCACTCTCTGCGGACCCTGATATTTCCAAATAGTTTTCCAATTCTCCTCTCGAGAACTCCAAGTGTCTTCTTTTAAAGTCCAGAAAGCACTACGAACTGAAAAGGCGCCTAATGTCGATCGAGTCTATATCACCTTGTCTGATCCTGAATCTAGATGAGGAGGAGGGACactgataattatattaatcacaTCTTCAGACAGCCAGACATGAAACAAATCCAAGTTCCAGCTTCCATCAGAGTTGACCAACTCCCTAACAAAACAATCCAAATCAAAGTTAGTAGAAGATGTAATTTTTCAGAGTAAAGGGCCCATACCTGGGATCCAAGAATCTTTCCAATAATGAACACTTGCGTCATCTCCAATAGCCCAAGCTAAGTTTTCACGGAATAGCGGCCATATCTTAGAAAGAAACTGCCATAAATGTGAGCACTGACTCCTATTAATAGTCTCTAGGATTTACTCTTTCCATCCATACTTAGATCGAAGGACGCGACCCTATAAGGCATTACTcttcgagactaaattgaatccAATCTTCATGAGAAAAGACATGTTTTAATCACTCAAGTGCCGAAACCCACCCACCTCGAGACTGTGGCTGGCATATAGAGTCCCAACCCACTAACGACATTTTTGGGTGACCATCAGCACAACCCCAAATAAACTAACTGATCAATCTTTCAATTTCTGCACAGACTCCTTTTGGTATCAACATCGACTGCATAAAATAAGTAAGAATGGAAAGTAGTACTAATTGGGCCAAGGTGATTCTTCCCGCTATGGACAACTTCCTCGCAATCCCAATTGTGAAGCTTACGCCTTACCTTATCAACCACAAAACTCAAGGTACTTTTAGTTACTTATTATGAAAAAGAGGGACACTGAAATAAGTGCCAAGATTCTGAACCTTCTGAAAGCCGAGCATTTGAACAATTTGGTTGCGAACATCATTATTAATACCTTTAGAAAAGTAAATGTTACTTTTCCTAGTATTAATTCTGTGACCCAAAATCTCGCAAAACTGATTTAGAATATTCTTCAATAAACACGCTTGATCAAATTGAGCTTTGCAAAAGATCATCAAATCATCGGCAAAGAATAGGTGGGAGATTGCTGGACCTGTTCTTGAAAGCTGAATAGGTTCTCACCTACCAATATTAATATCTGACTGAATAATATGCCCCAACCCATCCATGCACAGCACAAAAAGATAAGGCGAGGACACCCCTGGCGGAGTCCTCTAGCTGGCTTAAACTTCTGGGTTGGCATGCCATTCCAAAGTATTTGCATAGAAGAGGAAGATATAGCCAAAATTATCACTTTCCGCAAGAATATAGGTATCCCAACAACCATCAAAGAAGCACATATAAAGTCCCAACTAACTCTGTCATGTGCTTTCTCAAATCCAACTTAATAGCCATCCAATTTTTCCCATTTCACTTGCAACGCATAGAATGTATGACTTCTTGTGCTAAAATGGTATTATCAGATATGTTCCGACCAGCTATGAATCCAGCTTGTTCCTGGGAAATAAGGTTGGGGAAAACCAACTTAAATCGGTTAGCAATCACTTTCATCACCAATTTATACAGCACATAACACAAACTAATATGACGAAACTGACTGAAATTATTCAAATCCTACTCAATCGGCTGTCCAGCAAAAACTCCCTTAACCCAATTGCAAATATTATTATCAAGCATATCCCACTAGCTTTGAAAGAAATGAGCATGATAGCCATCACTTTCAGGAACTTTTAAAGGCGCCATGTCAAATAAAGCCCTTTTTGATCTCTTCATTTGTGATTGACTCCTCCAAGAAAGCAATCTCTAAACGGTTCAAACGTGGAAAACTAATATTTTCTGCTTTTAAAAGGTAAAAAGAACTGGTTAACACAGcaggtatatatataataagcatatttaataaaaaattatataagaaaataataaagttttaattgaaatgattaaAATTCCTTGTATCTTATGTTCAAGTCtccttataaattttaatataatagagCTATTAATACAATATATTTAATTAACATGTTGTTTAAACATGAGATGATTTATACACATATTGCATTTAAGTTTGTAATTATAACACATTCAATTACGGGATCTAAATCAACTCAAGTTTCCAGTTATGATTATTCCATTTGGATTACAAGATTTATTTCGTGAGGATGAATGTTggatttgaatatatatttaacctgtttaatttttttctcatactAATTTAGGCCTCTATAACATTGTTTTTGTACCAATTTTTAGGTAGAAAAATGTTGTATGTTTTCACCTAAGAACACTATATTAGACAAGTAAAGAGAGTCAAATAAACAGagatattatttgtttttaattaatattgagaAATATCTAATCGAACTTGACTCAAACTTGAATCAGCTCAAGCAATTCaaaatttcacacaatatttggttgatgaaaaagaaaacaataataaGAGTATGAGTAGTAACACTTGTCTACTCGAGCACATGGAAATAAGCGACTGTCCATCTCTAATATGGTTATCATCAAGGGGCGATATATGCAATCAACTTCAACATCTCAAAATTGAAAGGTTTTCAAAGCTAAGTAGCTTATTTTTAAATGCCAAAACCAGTAATGCTTAACATCTAGTTATTTCGGGTTTTCCGGTGTTGGAATGCATAGCCCAAGATTTCCATGAAACAGTTTATCTCAAAAGTATTAGAATATCAAATGCTGAAAATATTAAATCATTACCAAGAGGATTGGACAAGCTCAGCCATCTTCAAGAGATTGAAGTTAATGGGTGCCCAAGTCTGGTTTCATTTGAAGAAAGTGGGTTGCCCACCACAAATCTCAAAGTTCTCTCAATCCAGTATTGTGAAAATTTTAGAGCCCTTCCCAAGTGCATCAACAACTTCACCTCCCTTGCAGAATTGAAGGTGGTTTATTGTTCGGATGACGTATCCTTTCCAGAAGAGGGTTTCCCTACCAACCTCACATTACTTGAAATCTCAAACGCACCCAAAATTTATACATCACTTGTTGAATGGGGATTTAACAGACTCACCTCTCTTCAACAACTGGATATCAGCGGTGAAGGATGCTCAAACGTGGTGTCATTTCCAGAAGAATGGATAGGAATGACGCTGCCTCCTCCTCTCACATCTATCCGCATtcgaaattttaataatttggaATTCATGTGCTCCAAGGGCTTTCAACACCTCACCTCTCTTCAAGAATTAGCGTTCATTAATTGTCCTAAGCTCACATCTCTTCCAGAAAAAGATATGCTTCTCTCGCTTGAGCGTCTATGTATTTGGGGTTGCCCGTTGCTAGAAGAAGGGTGCCCACATACCttatattaaaattgattttaaagtAGTCATCCCAAGGGATTGAAATTTAAGCAGCAAAATCTGGCATCGATGTCTCCACACTCAAGCCACAGGTATGGAACCGTTTTAaacatttatcaaatttatagtttttttgtTCGATAATAGCAATCAGTCTTATATATTTTGTATTCAATTTTGCAGGCATTGAAAGCTAATTGAGGGAAAATAGTGGagaaattcaatttatttaatagaGCGGTTAGTTAATTCGCTGCAACATTTATTCAGCAAACTGAGTGTTCTGTTTTCACTTGCATCTTCTAATTTCTAAGTTTCTATATGTTTGCTCTCGTCCTCATCCTTAAGGATTTTAAACTTGGAGCAATTGTTCAACTGCAATTGTATATGGGAATgggattttatttaaaactatttgACATTTCATTGTACTATTGAAGGATGTTAGGATGGCTTTCCTCTGTTTTCCTTCGTAAAAGGAAGTGGAGGAGCCAAATATGTTATTTATCCAGCCTTCTATATTCATTCAGCTTTGAGAACCATGAAATCTGCAGGGTCTTGGTTAAGGAGGCGCACCTTCGAGTGGCAAAATTCCATGGTGCCGGTGGACATCTAACGAGGACAATACCAACTTATGGGCACGATACAGGGTGGTGACAAAAGGAATGGAGtgttaagttaattttatattGCTTTTAGTATCATTTGTTACTATCTACAATACAAGATGTTTCCAATTTCATCAGTGTCTCCACACTTTGTCTACATTTCATGACAGTGCATCACAAATAAAAAGTTCAGCCTCTCATAAGTCTCCATTGATGATTTATAGTATGCTAGGATATTAATGCAGTATTGTTTTTGACATTTTaagattgaaaaaaaatgttCGTCATTGATGACCATTTAGAACCTTCCTCAAAGTTTGTGGATAATTATTGTGGcgagatattttattttatgatgtaAGCCCATTGAAATATCCATTCTTTaataatgaatttcatttttggtTTTACTTGTGGATGTAGGGAATATCCCCGAACCACAATCACATATATCATTGTGTTCTCTTTTTCTACTTACTTTTCttgtttaaattttctttattttttttgctaaatCCAAAACTTCTATACTTGTATGTTAAAGTAAGGTCTAAAGGATCTT
It includes:
- the LOC107940514 gene encoding putative disease resistance protein At3g14460 translates to MESSTNWAKVILPAMDNFLAIPIVKLTPYLINHKTQAQDFHETVYLKSIRISNAENIKSLPRGLDKLSHLQEIEVNGCPSLVSFEESGLPTTNLKVLSIQYCENFRALPKCINNFTSLAELKVVYCSDDVSFPEEGFPTNLTLLEISNAPKIYTSLVEWGFNRLTSLQQLDISGEGCSNVVSFPEEWIGMTLPPPLTSIRIRNFNNLEFMCSKGFQHLTSLQELAFINCPKLTSLPEKDMLLSLERLCIWGCPLLEEGVLVKEAHLRVAKFHGAGGHLTRTIPTYGHDTGW